Proteins from a single region of Urocitellus parryii isolate mUroPar1 chromosome 4, mUroPar1.hap1, whole genome shotgun sequence:
- the C4H11orf87 gene encoding uncharacterized protein C11orf87 homolog produces MSARAPKELRLALPPCLLNRTFASPNASGSGNTGARGPGAGGGGSGTCITQVGQQLFQSFSSTLVLIVLVTLIFCLIVLSLSTFHIHKRRMKKRKMQRAQEEYERDHCSGNRGGGGLSRAGSQAQNHGKENRLERQSRDSAFCAPSNFSGSSSSSSPGLPSQGPCAPPPPPPAPSPQGAHAASSCLDTAGEGLLQTVVLS; encoded by the coding sequence ATGAGTGCCCGGGCTCCAAAGGAGTTGAGGCTGGCGCTGCCGCCGTGTCTCCTCAACCGGACTTTTGCTTCCCCCAACGCTAGCGGCAGCGGCAACACAGGTGCCCGCGGCCCGGGTGCAGGCGGCGGCGGCAGTGGTACCTGCATCACGCAGGTGGGACAGCAGCTCTTCCAGTCATTCTCCTCCACGCTGGTGCTGATTGTCCTGGTCACTCTCATCTTTTGCCTCATCGTGCTGTCCCTGTCCACCTTCCACATCCACAAGCGTAGGATGAAGAAGCGGAAGATGCAGAGGGCTCAGGAGGAATACGAGAGGGATCATTGCAGCGGCAACCGCGGTGGAGGGGGGCTGTCCCGGGCAGGTAGTCAGGCCCAAAAccatggaaaagaaaacaggctGGAGAGGCAGTCCCGGGACTCTGCCTTCTGCGCCCCCTCCAACTTCTCcggttcctcctcctcttcatcccctGGTCTTCCAAGCCAGGGTCCCTGTGCTCCTCCGCCTCCACCGCCAGCCCCCAGTCCACAAGGAGCACACGCAGCCTCCTCCTGTTTGGACACAGCTGGCGAGGGCCTTTTGCAGACGGTGGTACTGTCCTGA